A portion of the Camelus bactrianus isolate YW-2024 breed Bactrian camel chromosome 25, ASM4877302v1, whole genome shotgun sequence genome contains these proteins:
- the ZNF16 gene encoding zinc finger protein 16 isoform X2, which translates to MPSLRARPEEAEMEPSVPGPSPWTPGTQACVSDAPAMTHPGSALQHQQPGWAPGTEGKEFLQKEELSEDLESQAGKSENYASDDSRAPEVGELCDDVSERDWEFLYGEGHSAPEQVPLKGHVGEKEVDCDDPERSCSLSPNPGAQQGVTLNEGTRLHGARSHQSSQHSLDPTISEGVHTAEGQFICSECGKTFRGSHGLTQHQITHTGQKSFICSECGKSFGMHSELLQHRLSHRGERPHVCTECGKAFGQSSSLKKHLKSHMSEKPYECSECGKAFRRSSNLIQHQRIHSGEKPYVCNECGKAFRRSSNLIKHHRIHTGEKPFECSECGKAFSQSSHLRKHQRVHTGERPYECSECGKPFSRVSNLIKHHRVHTGEKPYKCSDCGKAFSQSSSLIQHRRIHTGEKPHVCGVCGKAFGYSSVLRKHQIIHTGEKPYACSVCGKAFSHSSALIQHQGVHTGDKPYECHECGKTFGRSSNLILHQRVHTGEKPYECTECGKTFSQSSTLIQHQRVHNGLKPHECSQCGKAFNRSSNLIHHQKVHTGEKPYTCVECGKGFSQSSHLIQHQIIHTGERPYKCSECGKAFSQRSVLIQHQRIHTGVKPYDCAACGKAFSQRSKLLKHQLVHGRE; encoded by the coding sequence GTTGGGCCCCTGGGACTGAGGGCAAGGAGTTTCTTCAGAAGGAAGAGCTTTCTGAGGATTTGGAATCACAGgcaggaaaatcagaaaactaTGCCAGTGATGACTCCCGGGCACCTGAGGTTGGAGAGCTCTGTGATGATGTATCAGAAAGAGACTGGGAGTTCCTCTACGGGGAGGGCCACTCCGCCCCGGAGCAGGTGCCCCTGAAGGGCCACGTGGGAGAGAAAGAGGTGGATTGTGATGACCCGGAGAGAAGCTGCAGTCTGAGCCCAAACCcaggggcacagcagggagtgaCTTTGAATGAGGGGACACGTCTGCACGGTGCACGTAGCCACCAGAGCTCCCAGCACAGCCTGGACCCAACCATCTCCGAGGGGGTTCACACAGCCGAAGGCCAGTTCATATGCAGCGAGTGTGGGAAGACCTTCCGAGGAAGCCACGGTCTTACTCAGCATCAGATAACGCACACTGGGCAGAAGTCCTTCATCTGTAGCGAGTGTGGAAAGTCCTTTGGCATGCACTCGGAACTCCTCCAGCACCGGCTTAGCCACCGCGGAGAGAGGCCTCACGTATGCACCGAATGTGGAAAGGCCTTCGGCCAGAGCTCCAGCCTTAAAAAGCACCTCAAGTCCCATATGAGTGAGAAGCCCTATGAGTGTAGTGAGTGCGGGAAGGCCTTTAGGCGGAGCTCAAACCTCATCCAGCATCAAAGAATTCATTCTGGGGAGAAGCCGTATGTGTGCAAtgaatgtgggaaggcctttagGCGTAGCTCAAACCTCATTAAACACCACAGgatccacaccggggagaagccTTTCGAGTGCAGTGAGTGCGGGAAGGCCTTcagccagagctcacacctgAGGAAGCACCAGAGGGTTCACACTGGAGAGAGGCCTTATGAGTGTAGTGAGTGCGGCAAACCGTTCAGCCGGGTCTCCAACCTCATTAAGCATCACAGGGTtcacactggggagaagccctacaagtgcagtgactgtgggaaggccttcagccAGAGCTCCAGCCTCATTCAGCATCGCAGgatccacactggagagaagcctcACGTGTGTGGTGTGTGCGGGAAGGCCTTTGGTTACAGCTCGGTGCTCAGGAAACACCAGATCATCCACACAGGAGAGAAGCCTTACGCCTGCAGCGTGTGCGGGAAGGCCTTCAGCCACAGCTCGGCCCTCATCCAGCACCAGGGTGTACACACGGGCGACAAGCCCTATGAGTGTCACGAATGCGGGAAGACATTCGGGCGCAGCTCCAACCTCATCCTCCACCAGCGGGTTCACACCggggagaaaccctatgaatgcaCAGAGTGCGGGAAGACCTTCAGCCAGAGCTCCACTCTCATTCAGCACCAGCGGGTCCACAACGGATTGAAGCCCCACGAGTGTAGCCAGTGCGGTAAGGCCTTCAACCGCAGCTCAAACCTCATCCACCACCAGAAGgtccacaccggggagaagcccTACACGTGCGTGGAGTGTGGGAAGGGCTTCAGCCAGAGCTCGCACCTCATTCAGCATCAGATCATCCACACTGGCGAGAGGCCCTACAAGTGCAGTGAGTGCGGGAAGGCCTTCAGCCAGCGTTCGGTCCTCATCCAGCACCAAAGGATCCACACGGGGGTGAAGCCCTATGACTGTGCCGCCTGCGGGAAGGCCTTCAGCCAGCGCTCCAAGCTGCTCAAGCACCAGCTGGTCCACGGCAGGGAgtga